The region GCGACGCGAGTTCCAGCGTCGCGGCCCTGATGATTGCCGTGTCGCCGCTGTTCGCCGGCATTTTTGCAGCGCTGTGGGGAGAGCGCACCCGGCGCCGGGAGTGGCTGGGGATCGGTGTGGGTCTGGTTGGGGTCGTGTTGCTCAACCTGGGAGAGCTGCGCGCTACACCTCTGGCGGCCATGCTGCTGGTGCTGGCGCCGCTGTGCTGGACCTTTGGCAGCCAATGGTCGCGCCGTCTGCCGCTGCCTGGGGGCCTGATGGGCAGCGCCGCGCAGATGCTGACCGGCGGGGCGGTTCTCGCCCTGCTGAGTGTGCTGACGGGAGAACGCTGGGGCACTCCTACGGCCGCCAGTGTCTGGGCGCTGGTCTATCTGACGGTCTTCGGCAGTCTGCTTGCCTATAGCGCTTACATGTATCTGGTCGCCCATACCCGCCCGGCCCTGGCCACCAGTTACGCCTACGTCAACCCGGTGGTGGCGATCATTCTGGGCGTGATGCTGGGTGGAGAGCAGCTGGGAGCATTGGGTTGGGCGGCCCTGGCCGTCATCGTGGCGGGGGTCGGACTGGTCGTATGGCCAGGACAGCGCACAGAGGGGTGACGCTGTCTTCGCCCCGATTAACCAGCACTCATGGTGAGTCCATGCATACTCGCGTGTTGGAAGTGTGGAAAGCAGAAGCCTAGACTGGGGAGCATGACGAAAGCTGCCCTGAAAAGCCCGCCCCGTGCGGGTCTGCCTCCGCAGGAACGCGCGGCGCTGAACAGCGTCGAAACGCAGGAATGGCTCGACTCGCTGGCCTATGTGGTGGCGAATGCGGGTACCCGGCGCGCCGCTGAACTGCTCGAAGACCTCGACCACTACGCCTACTTTCACGGTGCGCCGATCGAGTTCAAGCAGACCACGCCGTACATCAACACCATTGCGCTTGAAGATCAGCCCGAGTACCCCGGCGACCTGGAACTGGAACGGAAGATCCGCAACATCATGCGCTGGAACGCCGTGGCCATGGTGGTCAAGGCCAACAAGAAGAGCGAGGGCATCGGCGGACACCTGTCGACCTACGCCAGCGCCACCGAACTGCTGGAAGTGGGGTTCAATCACTTCTTCCGTGGTCACGGCGCCGGCCAGGACCGCGACCTGGTGTTCTACCAGGGGCACGCCTCGCCCGGGGTCTACGCCCGCTCGTTTCTGGAGGGCCGCTTCGACGAGGCCCGCCTGAACCGTTTCCGCCGCGAGCTGAGCAAGGAAGGCGAGGGCCTGTCGAGCTACCCGCACCCCTGGCTGATGCCGGACTACTGGGAGTTCCCGACCGTCAGCATGGGCCTGGGACCGATTCAGGCGATCTATCAGGCGCGCTTTATCAAGTACCTGGAAAACCGGGGGCTCAAGCCGGCCGGTGACGCCAAGGTCTGGGCGTTCCTGGGCGACGGCGAGATGGACGAGCCGCAGTCGGTGGGCGCCATCCGCTTCGCCGCC is a window of Deinococcus deserti VCD115 DNA encoding:
- the yedA gene encoding drug/metabolite exporter YedA translates to MTTRPLLQPAPLTLTVLGALAVVYVVWGSTYYAIKVAIGSLPPLGMLGVRFVVAGILLYLFLRMRGAAAPTRREWAWSAVIGTLLLGGGTGFVTLAERDASSSVAALMIAVSPLFAGIFAALWGERTRRREWLGIGVGLVGVVLLNLGELRATPLAAMLLVLAPLCWTFGSQWSRRLPLPGGLMGSAAQMLTGGAVLALLSVLTGERWGTPTAASVWALVYLTVFGSLLAYSAYMYLVAHTRPALATSYAYVNPVVAIILGVMLGGEQLGALGWAALAVIVAGVGLVVWPGQRTEG